The Brassica napus cultivar Da-Ae chromosome C7, Da-Ae, whole genome shotgun sequence genomic interval CAGCTCGTTTCACAAGCTGCCTAACCACGTTTCTGTCCTGATAGACCTGAATCAATACAGCCAAACTCAAGCCAAAACAGATACATAGAAAATAACAAGTATATGAAAGGTCTTGTCCATACTTACATAGAGTTGGAAAAAGCGAATCCCAGGTCCGGTGGAAGCAACTTCCTCAACACTACACGTAGCCCATGAAGATAATGTCtgaaaaaattatcaaaacaaTACTTCCCCCAGTTAAAAACAAAACCAGAGAGCCTTTCAAGAAAATATCCAGTAAGGTGTGTGATAGAGGAGGAGATAGAATCAAAACCATGATTGTTCCAGCAGCAGAAGTAGCTCTAGCAGTTGCAAGCTCGCCTGCAAGGACAATAAGACATTTCATTTTCACataaaatttattctttaagaCAAAACATACATCTCTTTCTTGACAAGAGATAACTCTAGAAAGGACATACCATCAGGGTGAGCCATTTTCTGCATAGCAGTGGGAGCAACCATGATTGGCATGGATATGTTAAACCCTAAAACAGTCGTGCTCACATCAATCTTGCTTACATCGATCAGAATCCTAGGCCTaaacctgttttttttttttaataatcaacACCCGACCAAACCAATTaatatacttaaaaaaaaaaaaaattaagactcCTTACAGAATCCTGGAGAAGGCGTTACGATTCTCCTGAAGAGTCCACTGATCCTCTGCACCAGATGCATAGTAATCATAAACCATCTTTGGTAGTTTCTCCTTTGCGATCTTCTCGTATTCCATCACGTTCGTTATCtccattttcttttataaatttctGCGTGGAATTAAAACATCTCTTTCATGTTTTCATCATCAAAAATCAATTTCGAGAATTTACAACAAGAACGAGGGCTGAGTCAACTATAACAACAGTACAGTAAGCGATCACATATATCAAACCAAGAAAAAATCTGATACAGATTCTAAACTCAGAAGATCTTTCACAAACAAATCATAAACAAGATAAGCTTACTGAGAGTTCGCCGAGAGAAAGACAGAGAGAGGGCGGCTTGGTGTTCTTGAGAAGGAAGGTGGCGAAGAAAACTATatgaagaataaaataaaaaatataaatgtggATTGAATATTCCTGATATAGATCTCGTTAGTCACAAAATTAGGTACGTCTCTGTTTTCATTTAGTACTATTATTATAAAGTGAGACGGCTAAGTTTCTATTTAATAGTCATCTTTTTCAGTGTATACGGCTAAGTTTCTGCAATCCTATTAGATTTTACTACTGTACAGTGTCAGTTCATGCATGAACGCAAATATTCCTACAGTCAACGACAAAGATCTCATATGGGGGGGGATTGATCTCACCCCACATAAACACCTTGAGATTAACACCGGTTAACGgtataataaaagtaaaatcACAGTGTGGATATAAAAACACTTTAGTTTAGACAATAGGGGTAAGGGTTAGAAGAGTCTTTGTATATATCATATGTAACACTGATGCAGACATCAGCCCGATTAGGTGGGTTGGGCAGAGAGATACCTTAACCCAATAGGGATGTGAATTATTTGATCTTTTTTACCAATCTATGGACATAGAGATAACTCTGTTCTTCGATCCTATTGTTGTTGAAAAGTTTAAGACTTTTGTCTTATaaatgtaaatacaaaaaaagattttcaaAAGGGTAAAACATACAAAGGACATGTAATAAAATTTTGCTTTTAAGCACAGTGAAGAGACCAAATCCATAATGAAAGACTAGTGTTTCGTTACACACTGATGCAATCTCTCGAGGCTCTCTCTACTCTTTAAGCTGGATCAACGAAAGCTGTTCCTCGATAGAGCAATCGACATGGCAAGACGTCCTGCAAGAGGCAGGGATTAGGATTATACCAAGACAACGCTGCTCAGTAGGCGAAGGAGACGATCTTCTTATGCTGCGATACTCGACAGCGTCTTGGAGAAGTATGTTTCCTTGTTTGTCAATGCAGTGGAAATTGCCAAGGAAGAATCTCCCGTCTTTGATTCCAACCAGCATCTGGCGAAACAAGAGCTTCCTCACTCGAGCTATCGGATCTAAACTCGACCCTTCGGAGGTTGATGCAACGATGGTGGTGCTTCTCTCTGCTCCCTCTTGTTCCATTTTCACAACAGGCTCTTGTTCTTGTATATATACTTAAAACATCAAGAACACAAGAAAAGAACAATCAAAGTTctaaactttgaatattataaatgtaATAACCAAACTTCGAGAGCTAATCATATCCCCACACGGCCACAACAATGACCACCTGTTCATAAACACTACCAAAATCGATCAACAAACAGGAAGATGACGTACGTTCGTAGTAGTAGTCTTTTGAGCTTCAGATACGAGGGCTCGGGAAACCCTAGGATTAATCTACGGCGTCGATCCGCAGCTGAGACGATTGTCGGAAAAGACGATATAGATTGTCACGTCTCGTCTGTAGGGGCAGGCGAAAGGGACGTTGGCCTTAAGTCCATTATCATTATAGCACATTAGTCCATATTAAAGcccaatttatttttcaatattttttttgaaacagccGTGTGTATCACCGTGGCTAAAATagcttcaaatatttcatgacCGAAAGCTAAATTTTCATATTACCGCAACATAACACTTGTGTTTTTTTGCTTCCTATAATAGTACTAACACACGATTTGGGTCCccatgttttattttgaatttacaTACTACTAGTTTCTAGAACtctttagttttcttttgttttggaaCTGGCTTGTGATCCATTCGAAACAAAAAAACGTTCGATATAACTCTCAAAAAGATCACTTTGTTGCCTAGGCTTAGGCCTGTGCATTTTAACCTgcacccgaaaatccgaaccggaaccgacccaaaaatacccgacccggaaccggatcgaaaatttacaagtactttttgggtttaaattttttttaccccaaagaaccgaaaccgatccgaatagacccggatccgaaaagaaccgatccgaatagacccgacccgataaaaaccgatttgtacccgacttagaaacatgtatatttaaaactatgatgtttttgtgttctattttatatatattattttatgatttagttgaaatatattttgttaacaatatttgttattattttgtaacatttttcaagtaatattcagttttaaaatgtaaaatttagagtttaaaattattttattttagttattaatagtttcatttaaattattttgtaaaattttagatatatatgacaaatatcaaCTAAATTTGATGAAATTGGGTATGTCATGTCTTTTTCACATCCTaaataaccgaacccgacccggacccgatatggacccgaaaaattacgggtattttatgggtattttaattatagaccgaACCGATCCGgacccgagaagaaccgacccgaacccgaaccgaaaattttTAAGTACATATTgaatctaaatatttaggatCCAAAAGATCCGGACCTGAAAAGAACCGGTCCGAACcagacccgaagacccgaacgccCATGCCTAATGTTGCCTtctttctatctttttttttttttttttgaagattttcTTCTATTTAAagcatgagaaaaaaaaagaaaacaagccATAAGGCCTTAGTTTTTGGGCTGCGCCctattacaaaaaaagaaaggtcGAAGCCCACATTAGAGAAGAAAACCAGTTGATAAAAGATGAGATAGTAGAAGCCCAGATGGCCAGAAAAAAGAGTTACGGACAGAACTGAGGACTTAGTCGGTTGATTGCAAAAGTGGTAGAGGAGGGTTTGGAGGATATGGCGATGGAGCAGTTGCAAACCAGAGCTGAATCATCTGAGAAGCTCCGATTGGGTTTGAGTCTCTGAAGCCAtggatcttatttcgaatcgtTCTGTCCAGTATGGAAGAGATGGTAGTGATGGTTTTTGCAGTGTTACGGTGAAGTCGAGCGTTCCTTTCTTGCCAAATAGAGTAGATTACAGCTTGCCATACAATCAGTTGAAGCTTCCTGCGCCAAGGACGTCCTGGTAGTGATTGCATGCGATTAAGAGAATCGTTCCATCCAGTAGATGGGGTTGTCTCAGTCCGTCGAGCATGATGGATCCAAAGTTCAGAGGAGAATGAGCAAGAGAAGAACAAGTGATCCCTTGATTCGTCTCCTTGATTGCAGAGTAGACAAGTTGCAGGAACAGCAAGTCCCCAAGAGAGAAGTCTGTCTCGGGTTGGTAGTCTATTTAGGGTGACGAGCCAGGCGTGGAAGCTATGCCGGGGCACACCACCAGAATTCCAAATAGCTCCTTTCCAAGGTACAGTTTGCGCATGATTTTTCAGGAGTTTATAGATTGTTCCAGTCTGATATTTAAGCCAAACTTTACCTTCTATTGTCCACTCATATTCATCAGGGAGCTGAGACAGAGCAACCGAAGATAAAAATGCTTGAATTTGAACTTGGCGATCAGAGCGGGCCGGTCTTATATCCCAGCGATCCCTGACAAACAGATCATGGAGTGTAGCTGATATGGGGATTCCCATCGAGTTCGCTGTAACAGGGGCCAAGAATTTGTAGATACTCCCAACGGGTGACCAATTATCCGTCCAAAATCTTGCTTCTCTTCCATTACCAACCTTCACAATGATCCAATCATAAGCAATGCTTCCAAGCTTGAGCAGTTTATTGGTGAACcaagaatattttttcttctccttAGTGATCCAGAAGTTGCTGAGCGATCCTTTGAGAACTTCAGCCTTATACCACGCGACCCAGATTGATCCTGAGTTTGAAAACAGGAGCCATATGAGCTTAAGGGAACATGCTTTATTTCAAGCAAC includes:
- the BNAC07G35260D gene encoding uncharacterized protein BNAC07G35260D, with product MEQEGAERSTTIVASTSEGSSLDPIARVRKLLFRQMLVGIKDGRFFLGNFHCIDKQGNILLQDAVEYRSIRRSSPSPTEQRCLGIILIPASCRTSCHVDCSIEEQLSLIQLKE